A window of the Gemmatimonadota bacterium genome harbors these coding sequences:
- a CDS encoding LytR C-terminal domain-containing protein — translation MRKPGRWILLALVLAGIGAWWWSREEAPTGTARSEAAERVERVKRVVPADVRIRVEVLNGTGQRGLARRGTAALRDAGFDVVSTGNWDTRLDSSLVLVRTGNAEWGALAVRALGAARQEARPDSSRYVDLTIVLGTRWRPPPQPLDP, via the coding sequence GTGAGAAAGCCCGGTCGCTGGATCCTCCTCGCGCTGGTGCTCGCCGGGATCGGCGCGTGGTGGTGGTCGCGGGAGGAGGCGCCCACCGGGACTGCACGCTCGGAGGCGGCGGAACGTGTCGAGCGGGTGAAGCGCGTCGTGCCGGCCGATGTGCGCATCCGGGTGGAGGTGCTCAACGGCACCGGCCAGCGCGGCCTCGCGCGACGGGGGACCGCGGCGTTGCGCGATGCCGGCTTCGACGTGGTCTCGACCGGGAACTGGGACACGCGGCTCGACAGCTCGCTCGTGCTCGTGCGGACGGGCAATGCGGAGTGGGGTGCGCTTGCCGTCCGGGCGCTCGGTGCGGCGCGCCAGGAGGCGCGCCCCGACAGCTCACGCTACGTCGACCTGACGATCGTGCTGGGCACCCGCTGGCGCCCCCCGCCGCAGCCGCTCGACCCGTAG
- the vanZ gene encoding VanZ family protein, which yields MPGSDKVAHFTVYAILGYLVARALLAPVSVRIRLNAITAMVIFGFVDELHQVLIPGRSASLWDWTADAVGATTGLLFGLHLLSLARARQDLTT from the coding sequence GTGCCCGGTTCCGACAAGGTCGCGCACTTCACGGTGTATGCGATCCTCGGGTACCTGGTCGCGCGGGCGCTCCTGGCACCGGTGTCGGTGCGGATCCGTCTCAACGCGATCACGGCGATGGTGATCTTCGGCTTCGTCGACGAACTGCACCAGGTGCTGATCCCGGGGCGATCGGCCAGTCTCTGGGACTGGACCGCTGATGCGGTCGGCGCCACGACCGGACTCCTGTTCGGCCTCCACCTCCTCTCGCTGGCGCGTGCGCGCCAGGACCTCACGACGTGA
- the rlmN gene encoding 23S rRNA (adenine(2503)-C(2))-methyltransferase RlmN produces MLNLLDLSPAEAERTLREFATTHGHQAYRGSQVVPHLWLKPVASFAEMTDLPVAFRDLLAQHFTLPRLALEAQQASKDGTRKFLFRMADGQAIETVAIPDEDRMTFCISSQAGCALQCAFCATGAMGFARNLDVHEIAGQVRELALLDPPVRATNIVFMGMGEPLMNWKAVDRVLTILNDAKGFGIGARHVTVSTVGWLPGIVELGKRKEQFRLALSIHAPSDALRQQLMPVNTKFPLAEVIDAAAEFDRRVTFEYVMLGGVNDAPTHADQLAALARRCKAFVNLIPLHPGGSMGFTPTSPEAIAKFARRIRNAGVEVAIRKSRGIDIAAACGQLRVERLRRGAPAGAQHDRQVDVA; encoded by the coding sequence ATGCTGAACCTGCTCGACTTGTCGCCCGCCGAGGCGGAGCGCACCCTCCGCGAGTTCGCGACGACCCATGGCCACCAGGCCTACCGGGGCAGCCAGGTCGTGCCCCATCTGTGGCTGAAGCCGGTGGCGTCCTTCGCCGAGATGACGGACCTCCCGGTCGCCTTCCGCGACCTGCTCGCGCAGCACTTCACCCTGCCCCGCCTCGCGCTCGAGGCCCAGCAGGCCTCGAAGGACGGGACGCGCAAGTTCCTCTTCCGCATGGCCGACGGGCAGGCGATCGAGACGGTCGCGATCCCCGACGAGGACCGGATGACCTTCTGCATCTCGTCGCAGGCGGGGTGCGCGCTCCAGTGCGCGTTCTGCGCGACCGGCGCGATGGGGTTCGCCCGCAACCTCGACGTCCACGAGATCGCCGGGCAGGTGCGTGAACTCGCGCTCCTAGACCCGCCGGTACGCGCGACGAACATCGTCTTCATGGGGATGGGCGAGCCGCTGATGAACTGGAAGGCGGTCGACCGCGTGCTCACCATCCTCAACGATGCGAAGGGCTTCGGGATCGGGGCGCGGCACGTCACGGTCTCGACCGTCGGGTGGCTCCCCGGCATCGTCGAACTCGGCAAGCGGAAGGAGCAGTTCCGCCTCGCGCTGTCGATCCATGCCCCGAGCGACGCGCTGCGGCAGCAGCTCATGCCGGTGAACACGAAGTTCCCGCTCGCCGAGGTGATCGACGCGGCCGCCGAGTTCGACCGGCGCGTGACGTTCGAGTACGTGATGCTCGGCGGGGTGAACGATGCACCGACCCACGCCGACCAGCTCGCGGCGCTCGCGCGTCGGTGCAAGGCCTTCGTGAACCTCATCCCGCTGCATCCCGGCGGGTCGATGGGCTTCACCCCCACGAGCCCCGAGGCGATCGCCAAGTTCGCGCGGCGGATCCGCAACGCCGGCGTCGAGGTCGCGATCCGCAAGAGCCGCGGCATCGACATCGCCGCGGCCTGCGGCCAGCTACGGGTCGAGCGGCTGCGGCGGGGGGCGCCAGCGGGTGCCCAGCACGATCGTCAGGTCGACGTAGCGTGA